Proteins encoded together in one Impatiens glandulifera chromosome 1, dImpGla2.1, whole genome shotgun sequence window:
- the LOC124933318 gene encoding B3 domain-containing protein Os04g0386900-like, translating into MDQGARNALVSDDRNEIEYPVDGPHWPLSGKPYFHTVLEKSHVRPVCLMGLPVKMQKHLPFASIPIVLTYCGKLWEVMYLGDYTFRRFDAKWKKYVEDNDLKVGDAVVFELDESRNGCTRFRTQILRGDYPARIMNNRNGETSETSIVIDED; encoded by the exons ATGGATCAAG GTGCCAGGAATGCATTAGTCAGTGATGATCGTAATGAAATTGAATACCCAGTTGACGGACCACATTGGCCTCTATCAGGGAAGCCATATTTTCATACTGTTCTTGAGAAATCGCACGTCAGGCCTGTATGCTTAATG gGTTTACCAGTTAAGATGCAAAAGCATCTCCCTTTTGCTTCAATCCCTATTGTGTTAACTTATTGCGGCAAGTTATGGGAGGTTATGTATCTTGGCGATTATACTTTCAGGAGATTTGATGCGAAATGGAAGAAGTATGTGGAAGACAATGATCTTAAGGTTGGAGATGCTGTTGTGTTTGAACTTGATGAGTCGAGAAATGGATGTACTAGATTCAGGACTCAGATTTTGAGAGGTGATTATCCGGCCCGGATTATGAACAATCGGAACGGAGAGACTTCGGAAACTTCAATTGTTATTGATGAGGATTAG